A stretch of Vibrio aphrogenes DNA encodes these proteins:
- a CDS encoding ABC transporter permease yields the protein MAELYWTAFKSLVTKEIRRFMRIWVQTIVPPAITMTLYFIIFGNLIGSRIGEMNGFSYMEYIVPGLIMMSVITNSYSNVASSFFSAKFQKNIEELLVAPVPHHIIICGYVMGGVTRGLMVGAMVTLVSMFFVDLQIHHWFIIISTVFFTSVVFSLGGLINAVFADTFDDISIIPTFVLTPLTYLGGVFYSISMLPEFWQGVSKINPIVYMVNAFRYGFLGVSDVGIYTSFGVLSVFIVVLYSVAYYLISRGIGLRS from the coding sequence ATGGCTGAATTATATTGGACCGCTTTTAAAAGTTTAGTCACGAAAGAAATTCGCCGCTTCATGCGTATTTGGGTGCAAACTATTGTGCCACCTGCGATCACTATGACGTTGTATTTTATTATTTTCGGTAACTTAATTGGCTCTCGAATTGGAGAGATGAACGGTTTTAGTTACATGGAGTACATTGTTCCTGGTCTGATCATGATGTCAGTGATCACGAACTCGTATTCGAATGTCGCCTCTTCTTTCTTTAGTGCGAAATTCCAAAAAAACATCGAGGAATTATTAGTTGCTCCAGTACCACACCATATCATTATTTGTGGTTATGTGATGGGAGGGGTGACTCGTGGTTTGATGGTTGGGGCGATGGTCACTCTCGTTTCCATGTTTTTTGTGGATTTACAGATCCATCATTGGTTCATTATTATCTCAACCGTGTTCTTTACCTCAGTGGTTTTTTCATTAGGTGGACTGATTAACGCTGTATTTGCGGATACCTTTGATGATATCTCGATTATTCCGACGTTTGTTTTAACCCCATTAACCTATTTAGGCGGTGTGTTTTACTCCATCAGTATGTTGCCAGAGTTTTGGCAAGGAGTATCAAAAATCAACCCAATTGTGTATATGGTTAACGCTTTCCGTTATGGATTTTTAGGGGTCTCTGATGTGGGGATTTACACTTCATTTGGGGTGTTAAGTGTCTTTATTGTTGTCTTGTATTCTGTTGCTTATTACTTGATCTCGCGCGGGATCGGTTTACGCAGTTAA
- the lpdA gene encoding dihydrolipoyl dehydrogenase, giving the protein MSKEIKAQVVVLGAGPAGYSAAFRCADLGLETVLVERYSTLGGVCLNVGCIPSKALLHVSKVIEEAKAMAEHGVVFGEPQTDIDKIRLWKDKVITQLTGGLAGMAKQRKVTVVNGFGKFTDPKTLVVEGEETTTISFDNAIIAAGSRPIKLPFIPHDDPRIWDSTDALELKEVPKKLLVMGGGIIGLEMGTVYHSLGSQIDVVEMFDQVIPAADKDVVKVFTKRIKDKFNLMLETKVTAVEAKEDGIYVSMEGKKAPTEAERYDAVLVAIGRVPNGKLMDAEKAGIEVDERGFINVDKQMRTNVPHIHAIGDIVGQPMLAHKGVHEGHVAAEVIAGKKHYFDPKVIPSIAYTEPEVAWVGKTEKEAKAEGIQYETATFPWAASGRAIASDCADGMTKLIFDKETHRVIGGAIVGTNGGELLGEIGLAIEMGCDAEDIALTIHAHPTLHESVGLAAEVFEGTITDLPNAKAVKRKK; this is encoded by the coding sequence ATGAGCAAAGAAATTAAAGCACAAGTCGTGGTACTCGGTGCCGGTCCTGCTGGGTATTCAGCCGCTTTCCGTTGTGCCGATTTAGGTTTGGAAACGGTTCTAGTTGAGCGTTACAGCACCCTAGGTGGCGTTTGTTTAAACGTAGGTTGTATCCCATCAAAAGCACTCCTTCATGTCTCCAAAGTGATTGAAGAAGCCAAAGCAATGGCTGAACACGGTGTGGTATTTGGTGAACCTCAAACTGACATCGATAAAATCCGTTTGTGGAAAGATAAAGTGATCACTCAGCTTACTGGTGGCCTTGCTGGTATGGCTAAGCAACGCAAAGTGACCGTGGTTAATGGTTTCGGTAAGTTTACCGATCCGAAAACTTTAGTGGTAGAAGGTGAAGAAACTACGACTATTTCATTTGATAATGCGATCATTGCAGCGGGCTCTCGTCCAATTAAACTGCCATTTATTCCACATGATGACCCACGTATTTGGGATTCAACGGACGCGCTTGAGCTAAAAGAAGTACCGAAGAAATTGCTTGTTATGGGCGGTGGTATCATTGGTCTAGAAATGGGTACGGTTTACCACTCATTAGGTTCACAGATTGATGTGGTGGAAATGTTTGACCAAGTGATCCCAGCGGCTGATAAAGACGTTGTGAAAGTGTTCACTAAACGCATTAAAGATAAATTCAACCTAATGCTTGAAACGAAAGTGACGGCGGTTGAAGCGAAAGAAGATGGTATCTACGTTTCAATGGAAGGCAAAAAAGCGCCAACAGAAGCTGAGCGTTATGATGCAGTCCTAGTAGCGATTGGTCGTGTGCCAAACGGTAAGCTAATGGATGCAGAAAAAGCCGGTATTGAAGTCGATGAGCGTGGCTTTATCAATGTTGATAAGCAAATGCGCACCAACGTACCTCATATCCATGCTATCGGTGATATCGTAGGTCAACCAATGCTAGCTCACAAAGGTGTGCATGAAGGCCACGTTGCCGCAGAAGTCATTGCTGGTAAGAAACACTACTTCGATCCGAAAGTCATTCCATCGATTGCTTATACTGAGCCAGAAGTGGCGTGGGTTGGTAAGACTGAAAAAGAAGCAAAAGCAGAAGGTATTCAATACGAAACTGCAACCTTCCCTTGGGCTGCATCGGGCCGTGCGATTGCCTCTGATTGCGCTGATGGTATGACGAAGCTTATCTTTGATAAAGAAACTCATCGTGTTATCGGTGGTGCGATTGTCGGTACTAACGGTGGTGAACTACTAGGTGAAATCGGTCTTGCGATTGAAATGGGTTGTGATGCTGAAGATATCGCATTAACTATCCACGCTCACCCAACATTGCATGAATCTGTTGGCTTAGCGGCCGAAGTATTTGAAGGTACGATTACTGACCTTCCAAACGCCAAAGCAGTTAAACGTAAGAAGTAA
- the pdhR gene encoding pyruvate dehydrogenase complex transcriptional repressor PdhR, whose protein sequence is MAYQRIRQPKLSDVIEQEIERLILEGTLSPGQQLLPERELAKQFDVSRPSIREAIQRLEAKRLLTRKQGGGTFVSDSLWTSFSDPLLELLSTHSETQLDLLESRHAMEGISAYFAALRGTEEDFKRISQCQKEVEKAIENKDVVAESKAVMAVLIAISEAAHNVVLLHIVRSLAPLLQQNVLQNLELLHRRDEVVEKVSHHRASIVQAILEREPEKARKASHAHLAYIEETLLDLTREESRRERSLRRIQQANES, encoded by the coding sequence ATGGCTTATCAAAGGATTCGTCAGCCGAAGCTTTCTGATGTGATTGAACAGGAAATTGAACGGTTGATTTTAGAAGGCACACTTTCTCCAGGTCAGCAATTATTGCCTGAACGAGAATTAGCAAAACAGTTTGATGTGTCTCGTCCTTCTATCCGTGAAGCTATTCAACGTCTTGAAGCTAAGCGCCTATTAACGCGCAAACAAGGTGGCGGTACATTTGTTAGTGACAGTTTGTGGACGTCTTTTTCAGACCCTTTGCTAGAGTTATTGTCGACGCATTCAGAAACACAACTCGACTTACTCGAATCTCGTCATGCAATGGAAGGGATCTCAGCGTATTTTGCCGCATTACGTGGTACTGAAGAAGACTTTAAACGCATTTCTCAATGTCAAAAAGAAGTTGAGAAAGCCATAGAGAATAAAGATGTTGTCGCCGAATCTAAGGCGGTGATGGCGGTATTGATTGCCATCTCTGAAGCGGCTCACAATGTGGTGTTATTACACATTGTTCGAAGCTTAGCACCTTTGCTACAACAGAATGTATTACAGAATTTAGAATTACTTCATCGTCGTGATGAAGTGGTGGAAAAGGTGAGTCATCACCGTGCCAGTATTGTGCAAGCGATCCTAGAGCGTGAACCAGAAAAGGCCCGTAAAGCATCGCATGCCCACTTGGCTTATATCGAAGAAACCTTGTTGGATTTGACTCGAGAAGAGAGTCGTCGCGAGCGCTCATTGCGCCGTATTCAACAAGCTAACGAATCATAA
- a CDS encoding ABC transporter ATP-binding protein → MTYALEIQDLRKTYGGGFEALKGVSLNVEQGDFYALLGPNGAGKSTTIGVISSLVNKTSGKVKVFDFDIDSDLVKAKQQLGLVPQEFNFNPFETVLQIVMQQAGYYGVSVPLARERAEKYLSQLDLWSKRNERARNLSGGMKRRLMIARALMHEPKLLILDEPTAGVDIELRRSMWTFLKKINQEGVTIILTTHYLEEAEMLCRNIGIIHRGEVIENTSMKALLNKLRVETFIFDLKDCPQQPVLVGAKITQFANNSLEVEIDKEQGLNRVFEQLSEQGIEVLSMRNKANRLEELFVTIVQNGEKNRLQGENE, encoded by the coding sequence ATGACATATGCACTTGAAATTCAAGATTTGAGGAAGACTTATGGCGGCGGCTTTGAAGCGTTGAAAGGCGTGTCATTGAACGTTGAACAAGGGGATTTCTATGCCTTACTTGGGCCGAATGGCGCGGGTAAATCGACGACCATTGGGGTGATAAGCTCTTTAGTGAATAAGACCTCAGGCAAAGTTAAAGTCTTTGATTTTGATATAGATTCTGATTTAGTGAAAGCGAAGCAACAATTAGGTTTAGTCCCTCAAGAGTTTAACTTCAACCCTTTTGAAACCGTCTTACAAATTGTTATGCAGCAGGCCGGTTACTACGGGGTATCGGTGCCACTGGCACGAGAAAGAGCGGAAAAATATTTATCTCAATTAGATTTGTGGAGCAAGCGAAATGAGCGTGCTCGTAATTTATCGGGTGGTATGAAAAGACGACTCATGATTGCTCGTGCATTAATGCATGAACCCAAATTATTGATTTTAGATGAGCCAACTGCAGGTGTAGACATTGAGTTACGCCGTTCTATGTGGACTTTTTTGAAAAAGATTAATCAGGAAGGGGTCACGATTATTCTGACGACTCATTACCTTGAAGAAGCGGAAATGCTGTGTCGCAATATTGGGATTATTCATCGCGGTGAAGTGATTGAAAATACCTCAATGAAAGCGCTCCTCAATAAACTGCGTGTTGAAACTTTTATTTTTGATCTGAAAGATTGTCCGCAACAGCCGGTATTAGTCGGCGCGAAGATCACTCAGTTTGCAAATAACAGCTTGGAAGTTGAAATCGATAAGGAGCAAGGTTTGAACCGAGTATTTGAGCAATTAAGCGAACAAGGTATTGAAGTCTTATCGATGCGCAATAAAGCCAACCGTTTAGAAGAGTTATTTGTCACTATTGTTCAAAATGGTGAGAAGAATCGATTACAAGGAGAGAATGAGTAA
- the aceF gene encoding pyruvate dehydrogenase complex dihydrolipoyllysine-residue acetyltransferase, whose amino-acid sequence MTIEINVPDIGADEVEVTEILVNVGDKVEEEQSLITVEGDKASMEVPAPQAGIVKEIKVNVGDSVSTGSFIMVFEAEGAAAAPAPEAPKTEAAPAAAPAAAELKEVHVPDIGGDEVEVTEIMVAIGDSIEEEQSLLTVEGDKASMEVPAPFAGVLKELKVNTGDKVTTGSLIMVFEVAGSGAPSAPVAEAAPQETAAPAASAAKEVNVPDIGGDEVEVTEVMVAVGDTVEEEQSLITVEGDKASMEVPAPFAGVVKEIKINAGDKVSTGSLIMVFEVAGAASAPQAAAPAPAAAPASASTPAAPQAPASTGDFQGPGFQENNEYAHASPVVRRLAREFGVNLAKVKGTGRKSRILKEDVQNFVKEALKRLESGAAASGNGDGSALGLLPWPKVDFSKFGETEVQKLSKIKKISGANLHRNWVMIPHVTQWDNADITALEAFRKEQNAIEAKKDTGMKITPLVFIMKAVAKALEAFPAFNSSLSEDGESIILKKYVNVGIAVDTPNGLVVPVFKDVNKKGIYELSEELAVISKKARAGKLTASDMQGGCFTISSLGGIGGTAFTPIVNAPEVGILGVSKSEMKPVWNGKEFEPRLQLPLSLSYDHRVIDGAEGARFITYLNGCLSDIRRLVL is encoded by the coding sequence ATGACAATCGAAATTAATGTACCTGACATTGGTGCCGATGAGGTTGAAGTTACTGAGATTCTAGTAAACGTTGGTGACAAGGTTGAAGAAGAGCAGTCTCTGATTACGGTTGAAGGCGATAAAGCTTCCATGGAAGTTCCTGCGCCACAAGCGGGTATTGTAAAAGAAATTAAAGTCAATGTAGGTGATTCAGTTTCAACTGGTTCATTTATCATGGTCTTTGAAGCGGAGGGCGCAGCAGCGGCTCCAGCTCCAGAAGCTCCAAAAACAGAAGCGGCTCCTGCAGCAGCTCCAGCCGCCGCTGAACTAAAAGAAGTTCATGTTCCTGATATCGGCGGTGATGAAGTTGAAGTGACTGAAATCATGGTAGCTATCGGTGACAGTATTGAAGAAGAGCAATCACTTCTAACTGTTGAAGGCGACAAAGCATCAATGGAAGTACCGGCTCCTTTTGCGGGTGTTCTTAAAGAACTTAAAGTAAATACTGGTGATAAAGTGACGACTGGCTCACTTATCATGGTATTTGAAGTGGCAGGCTCAGGCGCTCCATCGGCTCCGGTAGCAGAAGCCGCTCCACAAGAAACAGCAGCACCTGCGGCATCAGCTGCGAAAGAAGTGAACGTTCCTGATATCGGTGGCGATGAAGTTGAAGTGACTGAAGTGATGGTTGCCGTTGGCGATACTGTTGAAGAAGAGCAATCTTTGATCACGGTTGAAGGCGACAAAGCATCAATGGAAGTTCCAGCGCCATTTGCTGGCGTAGTAAAAGAAATCAAAATCAATGCCGGTGATAAAGTATCAACGGGTTCATTGATCATGGTATTTGAAGTCGCTGGCGCAGCATCTGCACCACAAGCAGCTGCTCCAGCCCCAGCTGCGGCACCTGCATCGGCTTCAACTCCAGCAGCGCCTCAAGCGCCTGCATCAACCGGTGATTTCCAAGGCCCTGGTTTCCAAGAGAATAATGAGTACGCTCATGCTTCTCCAGTGGTTCGTCGTTTAGCACGTGAGTTCGGTGTAAACCTAGCGAAAGTGAAAGGTACTGGTCGTAAGAGCCGTATCTTGAAAGAAGACGTACAAAACTTCGTTAAAGAAGCACTAAAACGTCTAGAGTCTGGTGCAGCAGCATCTGGCAATGGCGACGGCAGTGCACTAGGTCTTCTTCCTTGGCCAAAAGTGGACTTCAGCAAGTTTGGTGAAACCGAAGTTCAAAAACTGTCTAAGATTAAGAAAATCTCTGGCGCTAACCTGCACCGTAACTGGGTAATGATCCCGCACGTTACACAGTGGGACAATGCTGATATCACAGCTCTAGAAGCGTTCCGTAAAGAACAAAATGCTATTGAAGCGAAGAAAGACACTGGCATGAAGATCACACCACTTGTGTTCATCATGAAAGCTGTCGCGAAAGCGCTAGAAGCCTTCCCTGCATTTAACTCTTCTCTTTCTGAAGATGGCGAAAGCATCATTCTTAAGAAATACGTGAACGTAGGTATTGCGGTTGATACGCCAAACGGTCTAGTGGTTCCTGTATTTAAAGATGTCAACAAAAAAGGCATTTACGAATTATCTGAAGAACTGGCTGTGATTTCTAAGAAAGCACGTGCAGGTAAACTGACTGCTTCTGATATGCAAGGCGGTTGTTTCACTATCTCAAGCCTTGGCGGTATCGGTGGTACAGCGTTTACTCCAATCGTTAACGCTCCAGAAGTGGGTATCCTAGGGGTATCTAAATCTGAAATGAAGCCAGTATGGAATGGTAAAGAATTTGAACCACGCCTACAGCTTCCACTTTCACTGTCTTACGATCACCGTGTGATTGATGGCGCAGAAGGTGCTCGCTTCATTACATACCTCAACGGCTGTCTATCCGACATCCGCCGCTTGGTACTGTAA
- a CDS encoding TetR/AcrR family transcriptional regulator yields the protein MDMIIHRPRTRLSPEKRKQQLLEIGIDVFARRGIGRGGHADIAEIAHVSVATVFNYFPTREGLVEAILNEVEQHFTTFLERNIDLTLPVKHNLQTLSQQLIETVLNETQWIKIWFEWSTSTREDVWPLFVATHTKHQHNFRTLFANAIVQGELNDRHHPSNIAKLFHGICYSIFVQANRRPDRDYLNHLASSFIEMLCIYKD from the coding sequence ATGGATATGATAATACACCGCCCAAGGACTCGATTAAGCCCGGAAAAAAGAAAGCAACAATTACTCGAGATAGGCATTGATGTCTTCGCACGACGTGGTATCGGCCGTGGAGGGCATGCGGATATAGCAGAAATCGCTCATGTTTCTGTCGCCACTGTTTTTAATTATTTTCCCACTCGTGAAGGCTTAGTAGAAGCCATTCTCAATGAAGTCGAGCAACACTTTACCACCTTCTTAGAGAGGAATATTGACCTTACTCTTCCCGTCAAGCACAACTTACAAACCCTCTCTCAACAATTGATCGAGACGGTATTAAATGAAACACAATGGATAAAAATTTGGTTTGAATGGAGTACTTCTACTCGAGAGGACGTATGGCCATTATTTGTTGCCACTCACACTAAGCATCAGCACAACTTCCGAACGCTGTTTGCCAATGCAATTGTTCAAGGTGAATTAAATGATCGCCACCATCCGAGTAACATTGCCAAGTTATTTCATGGCATTTGTTATTCTATTTTTGTTCAGGCCAACCGTCGCCCAGATAGAGATTACTTAAACCACTTAGCCAGCAGCTTCATCGAGATGTTATGTATTTATAAAGACTAA
- the hpt gene encoding hypoxanthine phosphoribosyltransferase has translation MKHTVEVMISEQDVQDRVKVLGKAIADYYQGSENLVIVGLLRGSYVFMADLSRAIDLNHQIDFMTASSYGNGMTSSRDVRILKDLDDDIKGKDVLLVEDIIDTGNTLSKVREILEIREPNSIEICTLLDKPSRREVEVDAKWIGFEIPDEFVVGVGIDYAQNYRHLPYIGKVIPQE, from the coding sequence ATGAAACACACCGTAGAAGTAATGATCTCTGAACAGGATGTGCAAGATCGAGTAAAAGTTCTAGGTAAAGCGATTGCCGATTATTACCAAGGTTCAGAAAATTTAGTGATTGTTGGCTTATTACGCGGTTCGTATGTCTTTATGGCAGATTTATCTCGTGCTATCGATTTAAATCATCAAATTGATTTTATGACAGCTTCAAGCTATGGCAACGGCATGACTAGTTCTCGTGACGTGCGTATCTTAAAAGACCTTGATGATGATATTAAAGGTAAAGATGTTTTACTGGTTGAAGATATCATTGATACAGGCAACACCTTAAGTAAAGTTCGTGAAATTCTTGAGATCCGTGAACCGAACTCAATTGAAATTTGTACTTTGTTGGATAAGCCTTCACGCCGTGAAGTCGAAGTTGATGCCAAATGGATCGGCTTTGAAATTCCTGATGAGTTTGTGGTTGGCGTCGGTATCGATTATGCGCAAAACTATCGCCATTTGCCTTATATTGGTAAGGTGATCCCACAAGAATAA
- the can gene encoding carbonate dehydratase, which translates to MPDIKQLFKNNSTWAESIKSERPEFFTKLKESQHPEYLWIGCSDSRVPAERLTGLYSGELFVHRNVANQVVHTDLNCLSVVQYAVDVLKVKHIIVCGHYGCGGVQASIDNPQLGLINNWLLHIRDLFLIYREWLAQFPEEQWADKLCELNVAEQVYNLGNSTILQQAWERGQKVQIHGWVYGIGDGVLNDLGVRCHSPETLEASHKASLEKILSSKPNK; encoded by the coding sequence ATGCCAGATATTAAACAGTTATTTAAAAATAACTCGACTTGGGCCGAGTCGATTAAATCAGAGCGCCCTGAGTTTTTTACTAAACTTAAGGAATCTCAACACCCTGAATATTTATGGATCGGTTGCTCAGATAGCCGAGTACCAGCAGAACGCCTAACCGGGCTTTATTCTGGTGAATTATTTGTGCACCGTAATGTCGCCAACCAAGTCGTCCACACTGACCTCAATTGCCTATCAGTCGTTCAATACGCCGTGGATGTACTTAAAGTAAAACACATCATTGTATGCGGTCACTATGGCTGTGGTGGTGTTCAAGCTTCGATTGATAATCCACAATTAGGCCTCATCAACAACTGGTTATTACACATTCGCGATCTCTTCTTAATTTATCGTGAATGGTTGGCACAATTTCCAGAAGAGCAATGGGCTGATAAGCTTTGTGAACTCAATGTTGCCGAGCAAGTTTATAACTTAGGTAACTCAACCATTCTGCAACAAGCTTGGGAACGTGGCCAAAAGGTGCAAATCCACGGTTGGGTATACGGTATCGGCGATGGCGTTCTAAATGACTTAGGTGTTCGCTGTCATAGTCCAGAAACACTCGAAGCCTCTCATAAAGCCTCTTTAGAGAAGATCCTGAGCTCAAAACCCAATAAATAG
- the aceE gene encoding pyruvate dehydrogenase (acetyl-transferring), homodimeric type, protein MSEVMNNDVDALETQEWLAALESVVREEGVERAQYLLEQVLDKARLDGVDMPTGINTNYINTIPAAQEPAYPGDTTLERRIRAIIRWNAVMIVLRASKKDLELGGHMASYQSSAAFYEVCFNHFFRAPNEKDGGDLVYYQGHISPGIYARAFLEGRLTEEQLDNFRQEVDGKGIPSYPHPKLMPEFWQFPTVSMGLGPIASIYQARFLKYLEGRGLKDTSEQRVYAFLGDGEMDEPESRGAISFAAREKLDNLCFLINCNLQRLDGPVMGNGKIIQELEGLFKGAGWNVVKVIWGNNWDSLLAKDTTGKLLQLMNETIDGDYQTFKSKDGAYVREHFFGKYPETAALVADMTDDQIFELKRGGHESSKLYAAYKNAQETKGRPTVILAKTVKGYGMGDAAEGKNIAHQVKKMDMTHVLHLRDRLGLQDLLTDEKVKDLPYLTLEEGSKEYEYLHARRKALHGYTPQRLPKFTQELTIPELGEFDALLTEQKRDISTTMAFVRTLNILLKDKGIGENIVPIIADEARTFGMEGLFRQIGIYNPNGQTYTPEDRGVVSYYKEATSGQVLQEGINELGAMSSWVAAATSYSTNNLPMIPFYIYYSMFGFQRVGDMAWMAGDQQARGFLLGATAGRTTLNGEGLQHEDGHSHIMANTVPNCISYDPTFAYEVAVIMQDGIRRMYGEQENVYYYLTVMNENYHMPAMPEGAEEGIRRGIYKLETYAGSKSKVQLMSSGTIMNEVRKAAQILSEEYGIASDVFSVTSFNELTRDGQDAERYNMLHPEAEQKVPYITTVLGSEPAIAATDYMKNYADQVRAFVPAESYKVLGTDGFGRSDSRDNLRRHFEVNAGYVVVAALTELVKRGDVEKSVVTEAIAKFNIDADKVNPLHA, encoded by the coding sequence ATGTCTGAAGTCATGAATAATGACGTTGATGCACTGGAAACTCAAGAATGGTTAGCTGCTCTTGAATCAGTGGTACGTGAAGAAGGTGTCGAGCGCGCTCAATATTTGCTAGAGCAAGTTCTAGATAAAGCTCGTTTAGACGGTGTTGATATGCCAACTGGCATTAACACAAACTACATAAACACTATTCCGGCAGCACAAGAGCCGGCATATCCTGGTGATACTACGTTAGAGCGCCGTATTCGTGCGATCATTCGTTGGAACGCCGTTATGATTGTACTTCGTGCATCTAAAAAAGATTTAGAGCTAGGCGGCCACATGGCGTCTTACCAATCTTCAGCTGCGTTTTATGAAGTTTGTTTTAACCACTTCTTCCGTGCTCCAAACGAAAAAGACGGTGGCGATTTAGTTTATTATCAAGGTCATATCTCTCCAGGGATCTACGCTCGTGCTTTCCTTGAAGGTCGTTTGACTGAAGAGCAACTTGATAACTTCCGTCAAGAAGTTGATGGTAAAGGTATCCCTTCATATCCACACCCTAAATTAATGCCTGAATTCTGGCAGTTCCCAACGGTATCTATGGGTCTTGGCCCAATTGCTTCTATTTATCAAGCTCGCTTCTTGAAGTACCTTGAAGGCCGTGGTTTGAAAGATACTTCTGAGCAACGTGTTTACGCGTTCTTAGGTGATGGTGAGATGGATGAGCCAGAATCACGTGGTGCAATCTCTTTCGCTGCTCGTGAAAAACTCGACAACCTATGCTTCCTAATCAACTGTAACCTACAGCGTCTAGATGGCCCGGTAATGGGTAACGGTAAGATCATTCAAGAACTTGAAGGTCTATTTAAAGGTGCTGGTTGGAACGTCGTGAAAGTGATCTGGGGTAATAACTGGGATTCACTACTTGCTAAAGATACAACAGGTAAGCTTCTACAGCTTATGAATGAAACTATCGATGGCGATTACCAAACCTTTAAATCGAAAGATGGTGCTTACGTACGTGAACACTTCTTCGGTAAATATCCTGAAACAGCAGCACTTGTTGCTGACATGACTGATGATCAAATCTTCGAATTGAAGCGTGGTGGTCACGAGTCTTCTAAACTGTATGCTGCTTACAAAAATGCACAAGAAACCAAAGGTCGTCCAACGGTTATTCTAGCGAAAACTGTTAAAGGTTACGGTATGGGTGATGCGGCAGAAGGTAAAAACATTGCACACCAAGTGAAGAAAATGGACATGACGCATGTTCTTCACTTACGCGATCGTTTAGGTCTACAAGATCTTCTAACGGATGAGAAAGTGAAAGATCTTCCTTATCTAACACTAGAAGAAGGTTCGAAAGAATACGAATACCTACACGCTCGTCGTAAAGCTCTACATGGTTACACGCCTCAGCGTTTACCTAAATTTACTCAAGAGCTAACCATTCCTGAACTCGGTGAGTTTGATGCGCTATTAACTGAACAAAAGCGTGATATCTCAACCACAATGGCATTTGTTCGTACGCTAAATATCTTGCTAAAAGATAAAGGTATCGGTGAAAACATCGTACCAATCATTGCTGACGAAGCGCGTACTTTCGGTATGGAAGGCCTATTCCGTCAAATCGGTATCTACAACCCGAATGGCCAGACTTACACACCTGAAGACCGTGGTGTGGTTTCTTACTACAAAGAAGCAACTTCAGGTCAAGTTTTACAAGAAGGTATTAATGAGTTAGGTGCAATGTCTTCATGGGTTGCTGCGGCAACGTCATACAGCACTAACAACTTGCCAATGATTCCGTTCTACATCTACTACTCAATGTTCGGCTTCCAACGTGTGGGCGACATGGCGTGGATGGCAGGTGACCAACAAGCTCGCGGTTTCCTACTTGGTGCTACAGCAGGCCGTACAACGTTAAACGGTGAAGGTCTACAGCACGAAGATGGCCACTCACACATCATGGCGAATACGGTTCCTAACTGTATTTCTTACGACCCAACATTCGCTTATGAAGTGGCTGTTATCATGCAAGACGGTATCCGTCGCATGTACGGTGAGCAAGAGAACGTTTACTACTACCTAACGGTAATGAATGAAAACTACCACATGCCAGCAATGCCAGAAGGCGCTGAAGAGGGTATCCGTCGTGGTATCTACAAGCTAGAAACTTACGCAGGTAGCAAGTCGAAAGTTCAGTTGATGAGCTCGGGTACAATCATGAATGAAGTGCGTAAAGCCGCACAAATTCTAAGTGAAGAGTACGGCATTGCCTCTGACGTGTTCTCTGTAACGTCTTTCAACGAATTGACTCGTGATGGTCAAGATGCTGAGCGTTACAACATGCTTCACCCAGAAGCTGAGCAAAAAGTGCCTTACATTACAACAGTACTAGGCTCTGAGCCTGCTATTGCTGCGACAGATTACATGAAGAACTATGCCGACCAAGTTCGTGCATTCGTTCCTGCTGAATCTTACAAAGTGTTGGGTACAGATGGCTTTGGTCGTTCAGACAGCCGTGACAACCTACGTCGTCACTTCGAAGTGAATGCAGGCTATGTCGTGGTTGCAGCGCTAACAGAACTTGTGAAACGTGGTGATGTTGAGAAATCAGTCGTTACTGAAGCGATTGCGAAATTCAACATTGATGCAGATAAAGTTAACCCACTGCACGCTTAA